A genome region from Colwellia sp. Arc7-D includes the following:
- a CDS encoding DUF1330 domain-containing protein, with protein sequence MMTYYSVIEVTPTNEDWIPDYVAPTNAVVAKHGGKYIARTANHERLEGEGDNATLRVIIEWPAKASAVAFMKDPDYAPHLAARSAGSISNHFLIEGIEA encoded by the coding sequence ATGATGACTTATTATTCAGTTATAGAAGTAACACCAACCAATGAAGATTGGATACCTGATTATGTTGCTCCAACTAATGCTGTAGTCGCTAAACACGGTGGCAAATATATTGCTCGAACAGCAAACCACGAGCGTTTAGAAGGTGAAGGTGACAATGCAACACTACGAGTTATTATTGAGTGGCCAGCAAAAGCGTCAGCAGTTGCCTTTATGAAAGATCCTGACTATGCTCCGCATCTTGCAGCGCGCAGCGCAGGTTCTATTAGCAATCACTTTCTTATTGAAGGCATTGAGGCTTAG
- a CDS encoding SDR family NAD(P)-dependent oxidoreductase: MKKMILITGATDGIGLETAKLLASDGHNLLIHGRNVEKLKAVKSLLAAIPNAGSINSYLADLSVLSDVKKLVEDIKNEYKSFDVLINNAGIFKSNNTITPDGLDLRFVVNTISPYIFAQELSPLLGSSGRIINLSSAAQSPVNIQALLGKVKLSDMEAYAQSKLAITMWSKVLAEKFGGKGPAIIAVNPGSLLASKMVKEGFGVEGHDLSIGAKILKRLALEEGIAEHSGQYFDNDKGQFSQPHPDGLNLKKSEEVVEVINTMINKY, translated from the coding sequence ATGAAAAAAATGATCCTGATCACAGGTGCAACTGATGGCATTGGTTTAGAAACTGCAAAACTTTTAGCGTCTGATGGACATAACTTATTAATACATGGACGTAATGTTGAAAAGTTAAAAGCAGTTAAAAGCTTATTGGCTGCAATACCCAATGCAGGCAGCATCAACAGTTATTTAGCTGATTTATCTGTTCTTTCTGATGTTAAAAAATTGGTAGAAGATATTAAGAATGAATATAAGAGCTTTGATGTACTCATCAATAACGCTGGTATATTTAAATCAAATAACACAATAACACCAGATGGATTAGATCTTCGATTTGTTGTTAATACAATTTCGCCATATATATTTGCCCAAGAGCTTTCACCTTTACTTGGGAGTTCAGGACGAATTATTAACCTTTCTTCGGCCGCCCAATCACCTGTAAATATTCAGGCATTACTTGGAAAAGTAAAACTGAGTGATATGGAAGCTTATGCTCAAAGCAAATTGGCTATTACTATGTGGAGCAAAGTACTTGCCGAAAAATTTGGTGGCAAAGGGCCTGCAATTATTGCCGTTAATCCTGGATCTTTATTGGCCTCAAAAATGGTAAAAGAAGGGTTTGGTGTTGAAGGACATGATTTAAGTATTGGCGCGAAAATATTAAAACGTTTGGCATTAGAAGAAGGTATTGCTGAACATTCTGGTCAATATTTTGATAACGATAAAGGACAGTTTTCGCAGCCACACCCAGATGGATTAAACCTAAAAAAATCAGAAGAGGTTGTTGAAGTAATAAATACTATGATCAATAAATACTAA
- a CDS encoding zinc-dependent alcohol dehydrogenase family protein has product MKAMIIKNFGGSEVFEVADIAKPEVKAGHVLVNIKASSINTVDTMIRLMGDDLPLAPPLPAVLGMDFAGVVEAVGTGVTQFSVGDEVYGCAGGLADLPGTLAEYIVADANLMAKKAKNLTMREAAAIPLVGITAYEGLTRANTSKGQNVLVHGGSGGVGHIAVQLANYMGANVFATSGGDKQLALIESLGAKGINYKSETVEEYVAKHTAGNGFDVVFDSVGGANMTNSFNAASLNGHVASTVAMVELDLSVAHFKGLSLHVVFMLIPMLHNYKRENHAHILNTLTEIAEAGALRPVLDEQTFSLEEAGKAHDRLSSGQGMGKVVVDV; this is encoded by the coding sequence ATGAAAGCAATGATCATAAAAAATTTTGGTGGTTCAGAAGTATTTGAAGTAGCAGATATCGCAAAGCCTGAAGTTAAAGCTGGCCATGTGCTTGTTAATATTAAAGCGAGCAGTATAAACACGGTTGATACCATGATCCGCCTAATGGGTGATGACTTACCTCTTGCGCCACCATTACCTGCAGTATTAGGAATGGACTTTGCCGGAGTTGTTGAAGCTGTAGGCACTGGTGTTACTCAGTTTTCAGTAGGAGATGAAGTTTATGGTTGTGCTGGTGGATTAGCAGATTTACCAGGAACCTTGGCAGAGTACATAGTTGCCGATGCTAACTTAATGGCTAAAAAAGCTAAAAATTTAACTATGCGCGAAGCGGCTGCAATACCTTTGGTTGGCATTACCGCTTACGAAGGATTAACACGCGCTAATACAAGCAAAGGTCAAAATGTATTAGTACATGGCGGCTCAGGTGGCGTTGGACATATCGCCGTTCAACTTGCTAACTACATGGGTGCTAATGTTTTTGCTACAAGTGGTGGTGACAAGCAATTAGCTTTAATTGAATCGCTAGGCGCAAAAGGTATTAATTACAAAAGCGAAACCGTTGAAGAATACGTTGCTAAACATACCGCAGGTAATGGTTTTGATGTGGTATTTGATTCAGTTGGTGGCGCAAACATGACTAACTCATTTAACGCCGCCTCGTTAAATGGCCATGTTGCTTCAACGGTTGCTATGGTGGAATTAGATTTAAGCGTAGCGCATTTTAAAGGTCTTTCATTGCATGTGGTGTTTATGTTGATCCCTATGTTGCATAACTATAAACGTGAAAACCATGCTCACATTCTTAACACGTTAACTGAGATAGCTGAAGCTGGCGCTTTACGTCCGGTATTAGATGAACAAACCTTTAGTTTAGAAGAAGCAGGTAAAGCACACGATCGCCTTTCAAGTGGTCAAGGCATGGGCAAAGTAGTTGTAGACGTTTAA
- a CDS encoding LysR family transcriptional regulator, whose translation MNIEHLKLFIRIATTHNISLAGSELRLSPAVASAHINKLEAELRVRLIHRTTRKVSLTEEGRAFLPHAEDVISSVEAARASVGAGNAFPRGTLRVTAPASFGRMHILPALTKFLALYPDLNVDLKLSDTIVDLVEGGFDIAIRNSALKDSSLIAKKLAPDSRILCSSPAYLSKNGEPKTPEELNEHQCITLIGLDDWAFKTPKGQVNIKVKGALRTDNGEAVRDACCNGLGITISSKWSVHKHLQSGELVQILKDYPIATNTAIWAVYPSSRLLAPKVRAFIDYFAEHFGDSPYWE comes from the coding sequence ATGAATATTGAACACCTTAAACTTTTTATAAGAATTGCAACGACTCATAACATTAGCTTAGCGGGCAGTGAGTTAAGGTTATCTCCTGCGGTTGCAAGTGCTCACATCAATAAACTAGAAGCTGAATTAAGGGTAAGATTAATTCATCGAACGACTCGTAAAGTGTCACTTACTGAAGAAGGAAGAGCTTTTCTTCCTCATGCTGAAGATGTTATCTCTAGTGTTGAAGCAGCACGAGCTTCTGTTGGCGCGGGTAACGCATTTCCCAGAGGAACATTACGTGTAACAGCCCCAGCTTCTTTTGGGCGAATGCATATACTGCCTGCACTAACAAAATTTTTAGCCTTATATCCTGATTTAAATGTTGATTTAAAACTCTCTGATACCATTGTTGATCTGGTTGAGGGTGGGTTTGATATCGCCATTCGTAACTCTGCATTAAAAGATTCGAGCTTAATTGCGAAAAAATTAGCCCCAGACAGCAGAATATTATGTTCATCACCCGCATATTTATCCAAAAATGGAGAGCCAAAAACTCCAGAAGAACTAAATGAACATCAATGTATTACATTAATAGGCTTGGATGATTGGGCGTTTAAAACGCCAAAAGGACAAGTAAACATTAAAGTGAAAGGTGCTTTAAGAACTGATAATGGAGAAGCGGTTCGAGATGCTTGTTGTAACGGTTTAGGTATAACCATAAGCTCTAAATGGAGTGTTCATAAACACCTTCAAAGTGGTGAACTTGTGCAAATACTTAAAGATTATCCTATTGCGACTAATACAGCTATTTGGGCTGTTTATCCTAGCTCTAGATTACTTGCGCCAAAAGTGAGAGCCTTTATCGATTACTTTGCTGAACATTTTGGGGATTCTCCTTATTGGGAATAA